TGCGTGACATAGTACTAACTCCTTTTTGACCTTTAGTCAGGTCGGTTGATTTACTAAAAAAGGACGAAATTTTGTTAATGATTGATAACCTCCTTGAACCCATACATACTCCTTTCGTTGGTTAAATTTTTCTATTCCCATCATAGCCTTACGCATTTTAATAAAAAACCTACTACCTGTCAAGCAAAATTTTATTCTCATAAGTTAAAATCAAGCTTTCTAGCCAATTATACACTTCAAAAGTAATTTGTCAAGAGGAAATTTTAATTTTTTGTATTTGTTTTTATTGACCTACTACTTTATTCTTGGTATAATCCTAAGCGATGAAAAAAATGCAAGCATTTTTAATTTTCAGTATGCTTTTGAGTTGGGTAATGGGCATAAATCCACCCGCGGTTAACTCCAATTCATTTAGTTTTGTGGTACTGGGAGATCGCACCGGTAGCGTTGATCAACCGGTGTTTGAACAAATTCTTGCACAAATTAAGGCCCTCAGTCCTGACTTTATTTTTAATATTGGCGATCTAATTGAAGGCTATACTTCAGCGGTAGACTCAATAAACCAAGAATGGAATTTTGTGTTAACTAAGCTTGGGGAATTAAAAGAAAAGTTCTTTTTTACACCCGGAAATCATGACATATGGGATTCTTTGAGTAAGGCAATTTATTTAAAACTAACTGGGTATCCGAATACATATTATAATTTCTCCATAGGTAAAAACCATTTCATTATACTTGATAATAGCTTACAAGAACGAGGCGACAAATTTGATACAACACAATTAAACTGGCTTACCAAGGCTCTTGCGGCTATTAAAAAAAGTGATAAAATATTCTGTTTTATGCACAAATCTTTCTGGAAAGAGGCTTATCTTAACAATACCCCCGATACCCTTCATAAATTGTTTGTAAAATATGGGGTTGACTATGTATTTTCCGGCCATGACCATTACTATTGCCAACTCAATTGGGACGGAATCACCTATATTCAGGTAGGGCCTTCCGGAAGTCGTTATAAAATATATAAAAAAGAAGAATATGGCGCATTCCAAAATTTCGTGTATGTTTTAGTAAAAAGTAACGATGTGGAAATTAAAGTGATAAAACCCGATGGCCAGAAGCTAAGTTGTGACATTGTAACTCTAGATGACATTAAGACATTAGAAAGAATTGAAAATACGGTTACAATTACTCCAATAAGCCTTGATGACTTCGATATTGAGTATAGCACTGGGACCACAGCCGTGTCTAAAGAAATCGAGGTCGTAATTGATAATATAACTAAATTTCCGTTAAATTCCTTTGGCCGGTGGTACGTGCAACGACCAAATTGGAATATACTGCCCCAAGAAACAACAGTGTTTATTCCGGCCCAAAGTAGCATGAGCTACAGATACCGATGGCAATTAGTAAATGAAAGTCTCTATCCTTTGCCACACTTTCAGATTAATTACCCTTACGGTCAGCTGGGCAATAAAACATATAAAGTAACAAAACTGTTACCCCTACAGCGCAATACTCAGTGTGTATTTACTGCAGAGAAGATAAAAGTTGATGGGGTGCTTACGGAAAAAATTTGGCAAAAACTCAGACCAATCCGAATATTTGGAGCAAGCGACGGCGATGTTTCGAAAACTGACCCGTGGCAAGTTTATTTTGCTTATGATCAAGATTATATCTATATTGCGGCCAAATTAACTGATTGGGAACCGGATAGAATTGTTTCGATAATCAATAGACGTGATGATAAAGTTTATAATGACGACCACGTAAATATTATCCTCAAGCCCACACCAGCCGAACAAGATACTTATTACCAGTTCTTTGTCAATGCCTCTGGGATAGTAATGGATCGAAAGTGTTATCTTGTTGGTAAAGATTCCAAAAAAGAACTTAACTGGAATAGCAACATTGTCGCCAAAACCCACCGGATAAACTCCAAGGGCTTCAAGGGCTGGACATTGGAAGCCAAAATCCCGCTAAAAGATCTTACAGCTCAAACACCTACCATCTGGGGTTTTAATCTGGCGCGCTTTCAAAAGCGTAAAGAACAAGTCAGTATCTATTCAGTGCCATTCGAACATAACCCTAAAACATTTGCCACTCTTTATTTTATACCAAAATAGCTCATGTCAAAATTTGGTCTACTATTATTAAGTTTTTTAAGTGTCTCCTTATTGTTTTCTCAATTCCTTACTGAGAAGGAAAAAGCTTATCTAATAAAAAGTCTAGATGTTCATGGTATTACTACTGAAGAATTGGGTTTTGAAAAAAAATGGGTTCCAGATAGTTTTTTGCTGAACGTAGTAAAAGACTTAATGAATGACCCCCTGAAAGCCCCTTGTTATCTTGAAACCACTATAAACCAAATTGAGCAGCATAAAGATAGCGTCTCCGGGCTTGTTGTTTTGCTTAATAATAATCTGGACTTAAAAATTTCTCCACAAGATGTCCGGGAGATCAAAGCCAAAAACAAAGGTAATACTTCAGATACTTCCATTGCCGAAGCTGTTCGTCTGATTAAAACTACTATCCAGGTTGGTGAGTACTACCTTCGGCGGAGTATAAAGAATATCACGCCTGAGGAACTTAATAAATTAGTAATGATGCTTCCAACCCTCTGGATAGACGAAGATGATAGCTTATCAAAATTCAAAGGGGTTTTACATCGTGAGTTTGGTCGAGAAATTGATACCGGCGTGAAAGTTGAAATTGAGACAATTCTTCAGTTGGTCAGGAAAATCGATCGTAAATCTTTAGCCCTAGCTTGTCTTACTTGGGTTATTGGCACGGAACGAGTGCTTGTCATTGCAAATGAGCTTAAGCATAATAATTTTCCTGTATTTGAAGCGGATTGTGGCAAAGTATATTATTATGAAGAAACACCCTGGGGTAAATTGGTAATTGGCAGTGAAGAGAACAATAGGTATGAAGGCGATTATACGATAGTCATTGACCTCGGGGGTAATGACAGCTATCGGGGAAGAATTGGTAGTGGATTGGGGATATTTTCTCAGCCTTTTTCCCTAGTAATTGATTGTGAGGGAAACGATTTTTATGATACTCGCGATAAACTGTTTTCACTGGGCGCTGGTCTCTTAGGCTGCGGGATAATTGTTGACCAAAATGGCAACGATATTTATTTAGGAAGCCATTATTCAATCGCGACTGGGCTTTTGGGATTGGGGCTTGTTTGGGACCAAAATGGCGACGACCTCTACACTGCGGGTTGCTTTTCCCTCGGTGCTGGTAATTGGGGCATAGGGATGCTTTTAGATAATCAGGGTTCAGATACTTATCGCGGCTATGAATTTTCTCAAGCGTTCAGTTCGAGTTGGGGTTATGGTTTATTGGCTGATTTTGAAGGTAATGATCTATATTATGCTGGTGGTAGGTATCTGCATACCCCGCTATTGCCAAAAGATCATCGTTCTTTGTCGCAAGGATTCTCTATCGGTTTTCGACCACTAGCAGCTGGCGGTATTAGTCTCTTATACGATAAGGCTGGGCAAGATAATTATAATGTCGGTGCCTTTGGTCAGGGTTCAAGTTACTGGTATAGCTTAGGCATGTTATACGATAAGGCTGGTAACGATTTCTATAATGCTACAGAATATGCCCAAGGTGCTGGTATTCATCTTTCAGTGGGAATTCTCTTAGACGAAGAAGGTTCAGACCATTATTTCTCGCGTTTGGGACCGGCTCAAGGTGAAGGTCATGATTTATCAGTAGGGATATTAATTGATAAACGAGGCAATGACTCCTATTTAACTAGCGGTGGCCAAGGGGTTGGGCTTACTAACTCGGTAGGAATTTTTTTAGATGCCGAAGGTGACGATTTTTACGGCAGTCGCGAAGCAGGCATTCGCCAGGGTAGTGCTAATTGGTCGCGGGGTTTTGGTGGAATCGGTGTATTTTTAGATTTGGGCGGCAATGATATTTATCCTCAAGAAGAGATCTTTAGCAATAACCAATATTGGACTCAGACCGTATTCGGCTCAGGAATTGATACCGCACTTCAAATGCCCGCTGAAGAAGAAATTATCCAAGAAGAACCGGATACGACAATCTCCAAGATTGAAGAGATTTTTAAAATGGCTGCCCTATGGGAAGTAGGTAATGCTCGTAAGAAAGTAAAATGGGCCCGCGAAAAACTAAAAGAGTCACCCAATGAAGCTATAGACTACATCTTTGCCAATAAAATTACTACCAAAGACGGCTTAGAACTGCGCGCCATCGAAGATTTAGCCAAAAGTTATCCCGATTCGTTTAAACCCAGACTATATCAGGCGCTTTATCACCAGGATCGTTGGGCCCGAGCTAATGCTGCTTATCTATTAGGGAAAATCAAAGTCGATGATGCTCAAGATTCACTGTATCGGGCTTACCGAGAAAAACGCATAAGGGCCCGAACGATGATTTCAGCCTTAGAAGACATTGGGGATAGCAGTAGTTTTCATATAATCTATCGGTTTCTTAGCTACCCAGAGGAGCCAACCCGCATTGCAGCCGCGCGGGCTTTAGGTAAACTAAAAACACCC
The window above is part of the candidate division WOR-3 bacterium genome. Proteins encoded here:
- a CDS encoding metallophosphoesterase, producing MKKMQAFLIFSMLLSWVMGINPPAVNSNSFSFVVLGDRTGSVDQPVFEQILAQIKALSPDFIFNIGDLIEGYTSAVDSINQEWNFVLTKLGELKEKFFFTPGNHDIWDSLSKAIYLKLTGYPNTYYNFSIGKNHFIILDNSLQERGDKFDTTQLNWLTKALAAIKKSDKIFCFMHKSFWKEAYLNNTPDTLHKLFVKYGVDYVFSGHDHYYCQLNWDGITYIQVGPSGSRYKIYKKEEYGAFQNFVYVLVKSNDVEIKVIKPDGQKLSCDIVTLDDIKTLERIENTVTITPISLDDFDIEYSTGTTAVSKEIEVVIDNITKFPLNSFGRWYVQRPNWNILPQETTVFIPAQSSMSYRYRWQLVNESLYPLPHFQINYPYGQLGNKTYKVTKLLPLQRNTQCVFTAEKIKVDGVLTEKIWQKLRPIRIFGASDGDVSKTDPWQVYFAYDQDYIYIAAKLTDWEPDRIVSIINRRDDKVYNDDHVNIILKPTPAEQDTYYQFFVNASGIVMDRKCYLVGKDSKKELNWNSNIVAKTHRINSKGFKGWTLEAKIPLKDLTAQTPTIWGFNLARFQKRKEQVSIYSVPFEHNPKTFATLYFIPK
- a CDS encoding HEAT repeat domain-containing protein, which gives rise to MFSQFLTEKEKAYLIKSLDVHGITTEELGFEKKWVPDSFLLNVVKDLMNDPLKAPCYLETTINQIEQHKDSVSGLVVLLNNNLDLKISPQDVREIKAKNKGNTSDTSIAEAVRLIKTTIQVGEYYLRRSIKNITPEELNKLVMMLPTLWIDEDDSLSKFKGVLHREFGREIDTGVKVEIETILQLVRKIDRKSLALACLTWVIGTERVLVIANELKHNNFPVFEADCGKVYYYEETPWGKLVIGSEENNRYEGDYTIVIDLGGNDSYRGRIGSGLGIFSQPFSLVIDCEGNDFYDTRDKLFSLGAGLLGCGIIVDQNGNDIYLGSHYSIATGLLGLGLVWDQNGDDLYTAGCFSLGAGNWGIGMLLDNQGSDTYRGYEFSQAFSSSWGYGLLADFEGNDLYYAGGRYLHTPLLPKDHRSLSQGFSIGFRPLAAGGISLLYDKAGQDNYNVGAFGQGSSYWYSLGMLYDKAGNDFYNATEYAQGAGIHLSVGILLDEEGSDHYFSRLGPAQGEGHDLSVGILIDKRGNDSYLTSGGQGVGLTNSVGIFLDAEGDDFYGSREAGIRQGSANWSRGFGGIGVFLDLGGNDIYPQEEIFSNNQYWTQTVFGSGIDTALQMPAEEEIIQEEPDTTISKIEEIFKMAALWEVGNARKKVKWAREKLKESPNEAIDYIFANKITTKDGLELRAIEDLAKSYPDSFKPRLYQALYHQDRWARANAAYLLGKIKVDDAQDSLYRAYREKRIRARTMISALEDIGDSSSFHIIYRFLSYPEEPTRIAAARALGKLKTPRAIPCLYRALDDKYFTVRIAAESALVALGDFTLRYLLNLRPNPKSIGILGVLGVNLDSLSYQETRTEIINRIIPYLKHPKAAIRLKAVEALGRFSEAKPTLEENLAQETDKFVISKYRQVLK